In Isoptericola jiangsuensis, the following proteins share a genomic window:
- a CDS encoding SURF1 family protein: MPDAPPARRSFWAVALQPRMLAILLLLLAAALVCGRLGVWQIDRAYERANLAAQQEAAEAAATGPAALGELVAPQASFPGELVGRQTWVEGEWEPDGQTLVAGRTLDGVEGYLVLTPLRVTDDGTGGASWAGLSGAPVLPVVRGWVESPTPDAAALDVPDGEVRVEGWLQASESTLRTGDAPANPGGPPLTQDIASSHLANVWDGPIYTGYVVLTGSDPAQPAAAEGGPAPLPRPVLEGGSDVNLQNFFYALQWWVFGLFAFSLWIRLVRDEMAGGRRETRRRADRTDDPVGRGIAGLPS, from the coding sequence GTGCCTGACGCCCCACCCGCCCGACGGTCGTTCTGGGCGGTCGCCCTCCAGCCGCGCATGCTCGCGATCCTGCTGCTCCTGCTGGCCGCCGCCCTCGTGTGCGGACGGCTCGGCGTGTGGCAGATCGACCGCGCCTACGAGCGCGCCAACCTCGCCGCCCAGCAGGAGGCCGCCGAGGCCGCTGCCACCGGACCCGCCGCCCTCGGCGAGCTCGTCGCCCCGCAGGCGTCGTTCCCCGGCGAGCTCGTCGGCCGCCAGACGTGGGTCGAGGGCGAGTGGGAGCCCGACGGGCAGACGCTCGTCGCCGGACGCACCCTCGACGGCGTCGAGGGCTACCTCGTGCTCACCCCGCTGCGCGTCACCGACGACGGCACCGGCGGCGCGTCCTGGGCCGGACTGTCCGGCGCGCCCGTGCTGCCCGTCGTGCGGGGCTGGGTCGAGTCGCCCACCCCCGACGCCGCCGCCCTCGACGTCCCCGACGGCGAGGTCCGCGTCGAGGGCTGGCTCCAGGCGTCCGAGTCCACCCTGCGCACCGGCGACGCCCCCGCCAACCCCGGCGGGCCGCCCCTCACCCAGGACATCGCCTCCTCGCACCTCGCCAACGTGTGGGACGGCCCCATCTACACCGGGTACGTCGTCCTCACCGGGTCCGACCCCGCCCAGCCCGCCGCCGCCGAGGGCGGTCCCGCGCCGCTGCCCCGCCCCGTCCTGGAGGGCGGCTCGGACGTCAACCTCCAGAACTTCTTCTACGCCCTGCAGTGGTGGGTGTTCGGGCTGTTCGCGTTCTCCCTGTGGATCCGCCTCGTCCGCGACGAGATGGCCGGCGGGCGGCGCGAGACCCGTCGTCGCGCCGACCGCACCGACGACCCCGTCGGCCGCGGCATCGCGGGCCTGCCGTCCTG